One window of Vitis riparia cultivar Riparia Gloire de Montpellier isolate 1030 chromosome 5, EGFV_Vit.rip_1.0, whole genome shotgun sequence genomic DNA carries:
- the LOC117915071 gene encoding sugar transport protein 8 has translation MTTTEGNSVKFESRITFYVVLCWILAAFGGLMFGYDIGISGGVTGMDGFLIKFFPNVYKRKLRAKEDNYCKYDDQYLQLFTSSLYLAALISSFPASKVCTKFGRKPTILVASVFFLLGSGLSAGAHQMWMLILGRISLGCGVGFGNEAVPLFLSEIAPVEYRGAVNILFQLFITIGILIANLVNYGTSKVHPWGWRLSLGLAAIPATGLFIGSLIIPETPTSLVERNHEEKGRKTLKKIRGVDNVDPEFEQIKVACEIARRVKHPYRSLMKLSSMPPLIIGIMMQVFQQFTGINAIMFYAPILFQTVGFKNDASLLSAIITGLVNVFCTVVSIYAVDKVGRRLLLLQACVQMFVSQTAIGGILLAKLNATNSLPKGQAWVVVVLVCVYVSSFAWSWGPLGWLIPSETFPLETRTAGFAFAVSSNMLFTFVIAQSFLSMMCHMRAGIFLFFAGWIVIMGIFVLFLLPETKGVPIDEMKERVWKKHPIWKKFMGDDADDRAKKTIEMS, from the exons ATGACGACAACAGAAGGGAATAGTGTGAAATTTGAATCCAGAATCACTTTTTATGTGGTGTTATGTTGGATTCTTGCGGCTTTTGGAGGGTTAATGTTTGGCTATGATATTGGGATTTCAG GTGGAGTGACTGGCATGGACGGCTTCCTCATCAAATTCTTCCCGAATGTTTATAAAAGGAAACTTAGAGCCAAGGAAGATAACTACTGCAAATATGACGACCAGTATCTTCAACTTTTCACATCTTCTTTGTACCTTGCTGCTCTAATTTCCAGCTTTCCTGCTTCCAAGGTGTGCACGAAATTTGGTCGAAAACCCACAATTTTAGTTGCATCTGTGTTTTTCTTGCTTGGATCTGGATTGAGTGCAGGAGCACACCAAATGTGGATGTTGATCCTCGGAAGGATTTCTCTAGGCTGTGGGGTTGGATTCGGCAACGAG gCTGTTCCCTTGTTTTTGTCGGAGATTGCACCAGTTGAATATCGAGGAGCTGTTAACATTCTCTTCCAACTTTTCATAACTATAGGAATTCTTATTGCAAATTTGGTGAATTATGGCACGTCAAAAGTGCATCCATGGGGTTGGAGATTGTCTTTAGGTCTTGCTGCAATTCCTGCTACGGGCTTATTCATAGGTTCTTTAATCATCCCTGAGACACCAACTAGCTTAGTAGAACGCaatcatgaagaaaaaggtCGAAAAACCCTCAAGAAGATAAGAGGAGTTGATAATGTTGATCCGGAGTTCGAGCAAATTAAGGTAGCTTGTGAGATAGCGCGGAGAGTCAAACATCCTTACAGAAGCCTCATGAAATTATCTAGCATGCCTCCCCTGATCATTGGCATTATGATGCAAGTGTTTCAACAATTTACGGGGATCAATGCTATAATGTTCTACGCACCAATTTTATTTCAAACCGTTGGGTTTAAGAATGATGCTTCATTATTATCGGCTATCATTACTGGACTTGTGAATGTGTTTTGCACCGTCGTCTCCATCTATGCAGTCGATAAGGTTGGAAGGAGGTTATTACTTCTCCAAGCCTGTGTCCAAATGTTTGTCAGTCAG ACCGCAATTGGAGGGATTCTATTAGCAAAGTTGAATGCTACCAATTCACTACCGAAAGGACAAGCATGGGTCGTGGTGGTGCTCGTTTGTGTATATGTTAGTTCCTTTGCGTGGTCATGGGGTCCTCTCGGCTGGTTGATACCGAGTGAAACTTTTCCGCTTGAGACAAGAACAGCAGGTTTTGCATTTGCAGTTAGCTCTAACATGCTCTTCACTTTTGTCATAGCCCAATCATTTTTGTCAATGATGTGTCATATGCGTGCGggcatatttttattctttgctGGTTGGATTGTCATCATGGGGATTTTCGTATTGTTCCTTCTCCCGGAGACGAAGGGTGTGCCAAttgatgaaatgaaagaaagggtTTGGAAGAAACATCCCATTTGGAAGAAATTTATGGGTGATGATGCGGATGATAGAGCCAAGAAAACGATAGAGATGAGCTAG
- the LOC117914637 gene encoding sugar transport protein 13-like isoform X2 gives MPLLAVPLFLSEIAPTRIRGGLNILFQLNVTIGILFANLVNYGTAKIKGGWGWRVSLGLAGIPAVLLTVGSLLVVDTPNSLIERGRLEEGKAVLRKIRGTDKIEPEYQELLEASRVAKLVKHPFRNLMQRRNRPQLIIAVALQIFQQFTGINAIMFYAPVLFDTLGFGSDASLYSAVITGAVNVLSTLVSVYSVDKVGRRLLLLEAGVQMFFSQVVIAIILGIKVKDHTNNLHTGYAVLVVVLVCTFVSGFAWSWGPLGWLIPSETFPLETRSAGQSVTVCVNLLFTFVIAQSFLSMLCHLKYGIFLFFSGWVFIMSFFVLFLLPETKNIPIEEMTERVWKKHWLWKRFMDDTVVGLPVFGYNDEETVVNGSDKKRDGYGNGFDPSSQL, from the exons ATGCCCTTACTG GCTGTTCCACTGTTCTTATCGGAGATAGCACCTACAAGAATACGTGGAGGACTAAACATACTGTTCCAACTTAACGTCACTATTGGCATACTTTTTGCTAACCTCGTCAATTACGGTACTGCCAA AATCAAAGGGGGATGGGGATGGAGGGTATCATTAGGGTTGGCTGGGATTCCTGCGGTCCTCCTAACTGTGGGGTCTCTCTTGGTGGTGGACACCCCTAACAGCCTTATCGAGCGTGGTCGCTTGGAAGAAGGAAAGGCAGTTCTCAGAAAGATAAGGGGCACTGACAAGATTGAACCAGAATATCAGGAGCTTCTTGAGGCAAGTCGTGTGGCTAAATTAGTGAAGCACCCCTTTAGGAATCTAATGCAGCGCAGAAACCGACCCCAGCTGATCATTGCTGTGGCCTTGCAG ATCTTCCAGCAATTCACAGGCATCAATGCAATCATGTTTTATGCTCCAGTCCTGTTCGACACTTTGGGATTTGGTAGTGATGCGTCCCTCTACTCAGCTGTCATAACGGGGGCTGTTAATGTTCTCTCAACCCTCGTGTCCGTCTACTCTGTCGACAAAGTAGGCCGTCGATTGCTCTTGCTGGAAGCTGGCGTCCAGATGTTCTTCTCTCAAGTGGTAATTGCAATCATACTAGGCATCAAAGTCAAAGATCACACCAACAATCTCCACACTGGCTATGCAGTCCTAGTAGTGGTCTTGGTGTGCACTTTTGTGTCCGGCTTTGCATGGTCTTGGGGGCCACTCGGTTGGCTCATTCCAAGTGAGACCTTCCCACTGGAGACCCGATCGGCAGGGCAGAGTGTGACTGTTTGTGTGAACCTGCTCTTCACTTTTGTCATAGCACAGTCCTTCCTTTCCATGCTTTGCCATTTAAAGTATGgcatcttccttttcttctccgGCTGGGTCTTCATCATGTCCTTCTTTGTGCTCTTTTTGCTCCCGGAGACCAAAAACATTCCAATTGAGGAAATGACAGAGAGGGTGTGGAAGAAGCATTGGTTATGGAAGAGATTCATGGATGACACTGTGGTGGGCTTACCTGTTTTTGGTTATAATGATGAAGAAACTGTTGTTAATGGAAGTGACAAAAAGAGAGATGGGTACGGCAATGGATTCGATCCTTCTTCCCAATTATAA
- the LOC117914637 gene encoding sugar transport protein 13-like isoform X1 gives MPAGGFAAPSAGVDFEAKITPIVIISCIMAATGGLMFGYDVGVSGGVTSMDPFLKKFFPVVYRKKHEGLDSNYCKYDNQGLQLFTSSLYLAGLTSTFFASYTTRSFGRKATMLIAGIFFIVGVVLNTAAQDLAMLIVGRILLGCGVGFANQAVPLFLSEIAPTRIRGGLNILFQLNVTIGILFANLVNYGTAKIKGGWGWRVSLGLAGIPAVLLTVGSLLVVDTPNSLIERGRLEEGKAVLRKIRGTDKIEPEYQELLEASRVAKLVKHPFRNLMQRRNRPQLIIAVALQIFQQFTGINAIMFYAPVLFDTLGFGSDASLYSAVITGAVNVLSTLVSVYSVDKVGRRLLLLEAGVQMFFSQVVIAIILGIKVKDHTNNLHTGYAVLVVVLVCTFVSGFAWSWGPLGWLIPSETFPLETRSAGQSVTVCVNLLFTFVIAQSFLSMLCHLKYGIFLFFSGWVFIMSFFVLFLLPETKNIPIEEMTERVWKKHWLWKRFMDDTVVGLPVFGYNDEETVVNGSDKKRDGYGNGFDPSSQL, from the exons ATGCCTGCTGGAGGATTCGCGGCCCCGTCGGCCGGTGTCGACTTTGAAGCCAAGATCACTCCTATCGTTATCATTTCTTGCATCATGGCCGCCACCGGCGGCCTCATGTTCGGCTACGACGTTGGCGTTTCTG GGGGTGTGACGTCGATGGACCCattcttgaagaaattttttccgGTAGTATATAGGAAGAAGCATGAGGGGCTGGACAGCAATTACTGCAAGTACGACAACCAAGGGCTACAGCTGTTCACGTCGTCTCTATATCTTGCGGGCTTGACCTCCACTTTCTTCGCATCCTACACAACCAGAAGTTTTGGTCGTAAGGCAACCATGCTTATTGCTGGGATTTTCTTCATTGTGGGAGTGGTGCTTAATACCGCTGCCCAAGATCTAGCTATGCTCATCGTTGGGAGGATCCTTTTGGGTTGTGGCGTCGGTTTCGCTAATCAG GCTGTTCCACTGTTCTTATCGGAGATAGCACCTACAAGAATACGTGGAGGACTAAACATACTGTTCCAACTTAACGTCACTATTGGCATACTTTTTGCTAACCTCGTCAATTACGGTACTGCCAA AATCAAAGGGGGATGGGGATGGAGGGTATCATTAGGGTTGGCTGGGATTCCTGCGGTCCTCCTAACTGTGGGGTCTCTCTTGGTGGTGGACACCCCTAACAGCCTTATCGAGCGTGGTCGCTTGGAAGAAGGAAAGGCAGTTCTCAGAAAGATAAGGGGCACTGACAAGATTGAACCAGAATATCAGGAGCTTCTTGAGGCAAGTCGTGTGGCTAAATTAGTGAAGCACCCCTTTAGGAATCTAATGCAGCGCAGAAACCGACCCCAGCTGATCATTGCTGTGGCCTTGCAG ATCTTCCAGCAATTCACAGGCATCAATGCAATCATGTTTTATGCTCCAGTCCTGTTCGACACTTTGGGATTTGGTAGTGATGCGTCCCTCTACTCAGCTGTCATAACGGGGGCTGTTAATGTTCTCTCAACCCTCGTGTCCGTCTACTCTGTCGACAAAGTAGGCCGTCGATTGCTCTTGCTGGAAGCTGGCGTCCAGATGTTCTTCTCTCAAGTGGTAATTGCAATCATACTAGGCATCAAAGTCAAAGATCACACCAACAATCTCCACACTGGCTATGCAGTCCTAGTAGTGGTCTTGGTGTGCACTTTTGTGTCCGGCTTTGCATGGTCTTGGGGGCCACTCGGTTGGCTCATTCCAAGTGAGACCTTCCCACTGGAGACCCGATCGGCAGGGCAGAGTGTGACTGTTTGTGTGAACCTGCTCTTCACTTTTGTCATAGCACAGTCCTTCCTTTCCATGCTTTGCCATTTAAAGTATGgcatcttccttttcttctccgGCTGGGTCTTCATCATGTCCTTCTTTGTGCTCTTTTTGCTCCCGGAGACCAAAAACATTCCAATTGAGGAAATGACAGAGAGGGTGTGGAAGAAGCATTGGTTATGGAAGAGATTCATGGATGACACTGTGGTGGGCTTACCTGTTTTTGGTTATAATGATGAAGAAACTGTTGTTAATGGAAGTGACAAAAAGAGAGATGGGTACGGCAATGGATTCGATCCTTCTTCCCAATTATAA
- the LOC117915113 gene encoding mavicyanin codes for MGMVGRGFSLLLLVAVATLQVSFAAVYKVGDSSGWTTIGNVDYKKWASTKTFHVGDIILFQYNAQFHNVMHVTHPAYQACNATNPLATFTTGNDSYTVSTHGHHYFLCGVQGHCQAGQKVDINVAGASSLLAPTPQATPSPVSSATSSTPPTAIPSPSPSDSPPSNALMGLLCKLGFAMSVFVVFVSTYA; via the exons ATGGGTATGGTGGGGAGaggcttctctttgcttttgctgGTGGCTGTAGCTACTCTGCAAGTCTCCTTTGCAGCTGTTTACAAGGTTGGGGACTCTTCTGGTTGGACCACCATCGGCAATGTCGACTACAAGAAGTGGGCTTCTACTAAGACCTTCCATGTTGGCGACATCATCC TTTTTCAGTACAATGCTCAGTTTCACAATGTGATGCATGTTACACATCCTGCATACCAAGCATGCAACGCAACAAACCCTCTTGCCACCTTCACCACTGGTAATGATTCCTACACCGTCTCAACTCATGGTCATCACTACTTCCTTTGTGGCGTCCAAGGGCACTGCCAAGCTGGACAGAAGGTTGACATAAATGTGGCTGGAGCATCGTCATTACTGGCTCCAACTCCTCAAGCAACACCCTCTCCTGTATCATCAGCCACTTCTTCAACTCCTCCTACGGCTATACCTTCGCCTTCTCCCAGTGACTCGCCTCCATCGAATGCTTTGATGGGTCTTTTGTGTAAACTTGGGTTTGCTATGTCTGTATTTGTGGTTTTTGTTTCTACCTATGCTTGA